A window of Fodinibius salinus contains these coding sequences:
- a CDS encoding HindVP family restriction endonuclease, with protein sequence MINFQSVKLQRHELLILEQNIPNFPIRDVHNDNFPISITIQDWRGESRSLSVNNSFELNLDNESITIEELYGELYNIASSGQKVAFNFEGDYFGAFQQNVEDSGQSTDDIQALSRQFPFSYQPKNIKIKALPHLNTLRYFSLSNTGAEVAIRDYNLQAHGLKWQHRGVFRLPVQMFTESETVLIVENPLIADFLQSHRICAIPLPSEDEVSYYGYPSLLSDKEIIFCLRNFGKNFSFSIYPFASVLLTEDIPLYKSNLYNVFSNTSIAIWLSEHTPEKLLEELRKNITKLEASDVPSRRNYNDNRKEYGQLSFNPAQDVKRGSLIYSYGGTRTILSNPIRTMKNRHLYVLESLTPSHSTPVQSRLDQDMVDHIKREELLEPSSLYPFVRSFIRRFLYFEHRQVFDILTAWLIGSYVFKLFQAYPYLHFMGKRGTGKTTILEILSQLSFNGKHLTKATPSSLIHQVHYHSSTLCIDEFEDYSSKRKSEDDLSRFLNGGYHYKGSYEKRSKNDNVILNTYSPKAFGGTGDIFIDTLKSRSIQIKTLEKPKSIPKDQFIEFDNQIAEDIRLIQLSCFAFGLTNTSTLFDAVANMPTDIRLPVSNIKLDNRKLQLAKPLLTVAQLVDELNVKRNILEGLDVCWYEEAANQSQLLDAIRDILKAFFKEHDPDDKDTVHFKYITKKLWEFDLKKDFEEDYEVLRRKGKFNELIENCFGIRRDSQYATTTQNNESLYLIPITLIEELQN encoded by the coding sequence ATGATTAATTTCCAATCAGTAAAACTTCAGCGTCACGAACTGCTAATTCTTGAGCAAAATATACCTAATTTCCCCATTAGGGATGTGCACAATGACAACTTCCCGATATCGATAACTATTCAGGACTGGCGTGGGGAAAGTCGATCATTATCGGTTAATAACAGTTTTGAACTAAACCTTGATAATGAGTCGATCACAATTGAGGAGTTGTATGGTGAACTCTATAACATCGCATCCAGTGGACAAAAAGTGGCCTTCAATTTCGAAGGGGACTACTTTGGTGCATTTCAGCAAAATGTAGAAGACTCAGGTCAATCGACTGATGATATTCAGGCATTATCCAGACAGTTTCCTTTCTCCTACCAGCCAAAAAATATAAAGATAAAAGCCCTTCCCCATCTGAATACGCTCCGATATTTTAGTTTAAGCAACACGGGAGCGGAGGTAGCTATTAGGGATTACAATCTTCAGGCTCATGGATTAAAATGGCAGCACCGTGGCGTTTTTCGACTTCCAGTGCAGATGTTCACTGAATCCGAGACTGTGTTGATCGTAGAAAATCCCCTAATAGCAGACTTTCTTCAATCTCATAGGATATGTGCCATTCCCTTACCTTCCGAAGATGAAGTAAGCTACTATGGTTACCCCTCCCTATTGTCTGATAAAGAAATCATATTCTGCCTGCGTAACTTTGGGAAGAATTTCAGTTTCTCCATTTATCCCTTTGCAAGCGTTTTATTAACGGAGGATATACCGCTTTATAAATCGAACCTCTACAATGTTTTTTCCAATACATCTATTGCCATATGGCTCAGTGAGCATACCCCGGAGAAGCTGTTGGAAGAACTTCGAAAGAATATAACCAAGCTCGAAGCGAGTGATGTCCCAAGTAGAAGAAATTACAATGATAATCGCAAAGAATATGGGCAACTCTCATTTAATCCAGCCCAAGATGTTAAAAGGGGCTCGCTAATCTATAGCTATGGTGGCACTCGAACGATCCTTTCTAATCCTATTAGAACCATGAAGAATCGGCACCTATATGTGTTGGAAAGCTTAACGCCTTCACATAGCACTCCTGTGCAAAGTCGATTAGACCAAGATATGGTTGACCATATAAAGCGAGAAGAACTCTTGGAACCCTCTTCGTTATATCCATTCGTTCGGTCGTTCATTAGGCGATTTCTGTATTTTGAGCATCGCCAGGTTTTTGACATTCTCACTGCGTGGCTGATTGGTAGTTATGTGTTTAAGTTATTTCAAGCCTATCCATATCTGCACTTTATGGGGAAACGGGGCACGGGAAAAACAACGATCCTAGAAATCCTTTCACAACTATCGTTCAACGGCAAACATTTGACGAAAGCCACCCCCTCCTCTCTTATTCACCAGGTCCATTACCATAGTTCTACACTGTGTATTGATGAATTTGAAGATTACTCTTCAAAAAGGAAATCCGAAGATGATCTCTCCCGGTTTCTTAATGGAGGCTATCACTATAAGGGTTCCTACGAAAAACGATCCAAGAATGACAATGTCATTCTTAACACCTATTCTCCTAAAGCCTTCGGTGGTACTGGAGATATTTTTATTGATACCTTGAAATCACGATCCATTCAGATTAAGACTCTTGAAAAGCCCAAAAGTATTCCAAAGGACCAATTCATTGAGTTTGACAATCAGATCGCTGAGGATATTCGCCTGATTCAACTTTCCTGCTTCGCTTTTGGACTCACCAATACCTCCACCCTGTTTGATGCGGTTGCCAATATGCCTACCGATATTCGATTACCGGTCAGTAATATCAAGCTTGACAATCGTAAACTGCAGCTAGCCAAACCACTATTAACAGTTGCCCAGCTTGTTGACGAACTCAACGTAAAAAGAAATATTTTGGAAGGCCTTGATGTCTGTTGGTATGAAGAAGCTGCTAATCAGAGTCAACTGCTTGACGCAATACGAGATATACTGAAAGCATTTTTTAAAGAACATGACCCGGATGATAAGGATACAGTCCATTTCAAATATATCACCAAAAAACTCTGGGAATTCGACTTAAAAAAGGATTTTGAAGAGGATTATGAGGTACTACGAAGAAAGGGAAAATTTAACGAGTTAATTGAAAATTGTTTTGGCATACGAAGAGATAGTCAATACGCCACGACGACCCAAAATAATGAAAGCCTCTATCTTATTCCTATCACACTGATTGAGGAGCTTCAAAATTAA